One genomic segment of Leptolyngbya sp. 'hensonii' includes these proteins:
- a CDS encoding AarF/ABC1/UbiB kinase family protein, whose amino-acid sequence MSVLPNDSLKLQRPAESGPYRNDRSVEKTYIDKTYRWNRERYSRRRRTFDIWSFVLQLLASSWLNGKTWSYLGGKTPARAAARRRAQASWIRESILELGPTFIKVGQLFSTRADILPVEYVEELAKLQDKVPAFSYEQVEKIILQDSGKPVHELYRSFDPIPLAAASLGQVHKAQLHSDEEVVVKVQRPGLKQLFEIDLAILKSIAYYFQNNPPDWAQGIDWLGIYEECYKILYEEIDYLMEGQNADLFRRNFRAFNWARIPRVYWRYTFPRVLTLEYVPGIKISHYEALDAAGIDRKLMANRGAEAYLRQLLNDGFFHADPHPGNIAVSPEGELIFYDFGMMGRIKPITREKLMDTLFGIAQKDAERVMNSLTELGALAEVEDMGPVRRSIQYMLDNFMDRPFEDQSVDAIIDDLYEVAYGRPFRFPATFTFVMRAFSTLQSVGKGLDPEFNFMEVAKPFAMEIMTNGNSSEDNSLFGELSRQAVQVGSTALGLPRRIEDTLDKLERGDLRVRVRSTETDRLIRRLSSVNMGTNYTLLIGAFTLSATILLVNHYWWLALVVALAAALVAVALIRLLIRLDRFERMM is encoded by the coding sequence GTGTCTGTTCTTCCTAATGATTCTCTCAAACTTCAACGTCCTGCAGAGTCTGGTCCTTACCGGAACGATCGCTCTGTAGAAAAAACCTATATTGATAAAACCTATCGCTGGAACCGGGAACGGTATTCTCGCAGACGGCGGACCTTTGACATCTGGTCTTTTGTCCTCCAGTTACTGGCTTCCAGTTGGTTGAATGGGAAAACCTGGAGTTATCTGGGAGGCAAGACTCCAGCCAGGGCTGCCGCTCGACGTCGGGCCCAAGCCAGTTGGATTCGAGAGTCCATCCTAGAATTAGGGCCAACTTTCATTAAGGTTGGGCAGCTCTTTTCGACCAGGGCCGATATTCTACCGGTCGAATATGTGGAAGAGCTGGCCAAACTGCAGGATAAGGTTCCAGCCTTCAGCTACGAGCAGGTCGAAAAAATTATCCTCCAGGATTCAGGCAAGCCAGTTCATGAGCTATACCGTAGCTTTGACCCTATTCCCCTGGCTGCAGCCAGTTTAGGCCAGGTTCACAAAGCCCAACTTCACTCCGACGAGGAAGTGGTGGTGAAAGTCCAGCGCCCTGGGTTGAAACAACTCTTTGAAATCGATCTGGCCATTCTTAAAAGCATTGCTTATTATTTCCAAAACAATCCCCCAGACTGGGCCCAAGGAATTGATTGGTTGGGAATTTATGAAGAGTGCTATAAGATCCTCTACGAGGAAATTGACTACCTGATGGAAGGCCAGAACGCTGATCTCTTTCGGCGTAACTTTCGGGCTTTCAATTGGGCTCGAATTCCCCGGGTCTATTGGCGATACACATTCCCCCGGGTTCTCACCCTGGAGTATGTGCCCGGGATCAAGATCAGCCATTACGAAGCCCTTGATGCTGCGGGCATTGATCGCAAACTGATGGCTAATCGGGGAGCAGAAGCCTATCTTCGGCAATTACTGAATGATGGCTTCTTCCATGCCGATCCCCACCCCGGTAATATTGCGGTTAGCCCTGAAGGGGAGTTAATTTTCTACGATTTCGGCATGATGGGCAGAATTAAGCCCATTACGCGGGAAAAATTGATGGATACGCTGTTTGGCATTGCTCAAAAGGATGCCGAGCGGGTCATGAACTCCCTGACCGAACTGGGAGCCCTGGCCGAAGTGGAAGATATGGGTCCGGTGCGCCGTTCGATCCAGTACATGCTGGATAACTTCATGGACCGTCCCTTTGAGGATCAGTCCGTCGATGCCATCATTGATGATCTCTATGAAGTTGCCTACGGTCGCCCCTTTCGTTTTCCGGCTACGTTCACGTTTGTCATGCGGGCTTTCTCAACCTTACAAAGTGTGGGGAAGGGTCTGGATCCGGAATTTAACTTCATGGAGGTTGCAAAACCCTTTGCAATGGAAATTATGACCAACGGTAACTCTTCCGAAGACAACAGTTTGTTTGGTGAACTCAGTCGTCAGGCCGTCCAGGTTGGGAGTACAGCCCTGGGATTACCCAGGCGGATTGAGGATACCCTCGACAAGCTGGAACGCGGGGATTTGCGGGTCCGGGTTCGATCGACGGAAACCGATCGACTGATTCGTCGCCTTAGTAGCGTTAACATGGGAACCAACTATACTTTATTAATCGGTGCTTTTACGCTGTCAGCCACAATTCTGTTGGTCAACCATTATTGGTGGCTAGCTTTGGTTGTCGCCCTAGCAGCAGCACTCGTTGCAGTTGCCTTAATTCGATTGCTCATCCGCCTCGATCGGTTTGAGCGTATGATGTGA
- a CDS encoding serine/threonine-protein kinase: MSLEAGKVLQSGKYILGPMLAQGDYSATYRATQVEGNQPVILTALNDRLRRHPNFAQFQKLFFAEARCVGRCHHPNLVRILDFFEQDQGSFMVSEYIPGQTLMAIVQATGPFSEARAIHYIRQVGMALTVVHQNGMLHRDITPQNLIRRQPEDRVVLVNFGVAREAALEILKSRESSFLAGYAPPEQYDLSVKRTISADLYALAATLYTLVTGQVPIAAPLRDRVPLPDLQQFSRDFSPPLMAAIQQGMALDAGQRPSSVEAWLALLPQTISPPQEAAPKTGTYPWLAASPGFHLAGQPAVPLSPPIPSASIEATTATQLPPELVAVQTPIATPTPIVSKSAPEPAPKRWFPQALLLSSVISILLGMGVGLAIRFGWLGSRSNLLNAEQTFPPLKDMPLGAQVKPASPPDKSSP; this comes from the coding sequence ATGAGCTTAGAAGCCGGTAAGGTCTTACAGAGTGGCAAATATATCCTGGGGCCAATGCTAGCTCAGGGAGATTACAGCGCAACCTACCGGGCCACTCAGGTAGAAGGAAACCAACCTGTAATCCTGACAGCTCTGAACGATCGCCTGCGGCGTCATCCCAACTTCGCCCAGTTTCAGAAACTATTTTTTGCGGAGGCCCGCTGTGTAGGCCGCTGCCATCATCCCAACCTGGTCAGAATTCTGGACTTTTTTGAACAGGATCAGGGGTCTTTTATGGTGTCCGAATACATCCCTGGTCAAACCCTGATGGCGATCGTGCAGGCCACAGGCCCCTTCTCAGAAGCCAGAGCCATCCACTATATCCGACAGGTCGGGATGGCCTTAACGGTGGTACACCAGAATGGCATGCTCCATCGAGACATTACCCCTCAAAACCTGATCCGGCGACAACCGGAAGATCGGGTTGTGCTGGTCAACTTTGGGGTGGCCCGAGAAGCAGCCCTGGAGATCCTGAAAAGTCGAGAAAGCTCCTTCCTGGCCGGTTATGCCCCACCAGAACAGTATGATCTAAGCGTGAAGCGGACGATTTCAGCCGATCTCTACGCCCTGGCAGCAACCCTGTACACGCTGGTAACCGGGCAGGTTCCGATCGCCGCTCCTCTGCGCGATCGGGTTCCCCTGCCAGACCTACAGCAATTCAGTCGTGATTTCAGCCCTCCTCTGATGGCAGCCATTCAACAGGGGATGGCCCTGGACGCAGGCCAGCGCCCTTCCTCTGTTGAGGCCTGGCTGGCGCTCCTACCCCAGACGATCTCTCCCCCGCAGGAAGCAGCCCCAAAAACTGGCACCTACCCTTGGCTGGCAGCCAGCCCTGGTTTCCATCTGGCTGGGCAACCAGCAGTTCCCTTGTCCCCTCCTATCCCCTCCGCCTCAATCGAAGCAACAACGGCGACTCAACTGCCACCAGAGCTAGTTGCAGTGCAAACACCGATTGCTACCCCCACCCCCATAGTCTCCAAGTCTGCTCCAGAACCTGCTCCAAAACGTTGGTTCCCCCAGGCTCTTCTGCTCAGCTCGGTGATTTCTATTTTGCTAGGGATGGGAGTCGGTCTAGCGATTCGGTTTGGCTGGTTGGGTTCCCGCAGCAATCTGCTCAACGCAGAGCAAACCTTTCCCCCGCTTAAAGACATGCCCTTAGGGGCTCAGGTGAAACCGGCCTCCCCCCCAGACAAAAGTTCCCCCTGA
- the puuE gene encoding allantoinase PuuE, translating into MSKPYPRDMVGYGGQTPHPQWPGQARIAVQFVINYEEGGESSILHGDDASETFLSEIVGATPLQGLRHMNMESIYEYGSRAGFWRLHRIFTDRGIPVTVYGIAMALDRNPEAVAAMLEAEWEIASHGYRWIDYKYFSEETEREHLEQAIALHTQVTGSRPLGWYTGRTSPHTRRLVVEAGGFLYDADSYADDLPYWVHDYGSPHLVIPYTLDNNDMRFATNQGFNSGDQFFAYLQDAFDVLYEEGATAPKMMSVGLHCRLVGRPGRAAALIRFLDYIRGHDRVWCCRRIDIARHWHAHHRPPA; encoded by the coding sequence ATGTCAAAACCCTATCCGAGAGATATGGTCGGTTACGGAGGCCAGACCCCTCACCCTCAGTGGCCAGGACAGGCCCGCATCGCCGTCCAGTTTGTGATCAACTATGAAGAAGGGGGCGAGAGCTCGATTTTACATGGGGATGACGCCTCAGAAACGTTTCTTTCTGAAATCGTTGGTGCGACGCCTCTGCAGGGATTGCGCCACATGAACATGGAGTCCATCTACGAGTATGGTAGTCGGGCCGGATTCTGGAGATTGCATCGCATTTTCACCGATCGGGGTATCCCGGTTACCGTCTATGGCATCGCCATGGCCCTCGATCGCAATCCGGAAGCCGTGGCTGCCATGCTGGAGGCCGAGTGGGAAATCGCCAGCCACGGCTACCGCTGGATCGACTACAAGTATTTCTCAGAAGAGACTGAGCGGGAACATCTGGAGCAAGCGATCGCCCTCCACACCCAGGTCACGGGCAGCCGTCCCCTGGGCTGGTATACAGGGCGCACCAGTCCCCACACCCGGCGGCTGGTAGTGGAGGCCGGGGGCTTCCTCTACGATGCCGACAGCTACGCCGATGACCTGCCCTACTGGGTGCATGACTACGGCAGCCCCCATCTGGTGATTCCCTATACCCTAGACAACAATGACATGCGCTTCGCCACCAACCAGGGCTTTAACTCTGGTGATCAGTTCTTTGCTTACCTGCAGGATGCCTTCGATGTCCTGTACGAGGAAGGGGCCACGGCTCCCAAGATGATGAGTGTGGGATTGCACTGCCGCTTAGTCGGGCGGCCTGGTCGGGCGGCGGCTCTGATCCGCTTTTTAGACTATATCAGGGGCCACGATCGGGTCTGGTGCTGCCGCCGTATCGACATTGCCCGTCACTGGCATGCCCATCATCGACCGCCAGCATAG
- a CDS encoding DUF4359 domain-containing protein has product MKRASLTILTLVLAGLGVGVALTNPGSQAYEDFAVHQLTWYLKENVCSKAPEILGNSLRKECLSLVDVNKFQIKQLIARNTRRQNYIFFSIYTTELTITPVLPSYRFETFAGAMRFYLYSAEQY; this is encoded by the coding sequence ATGAAGCGCGCTAGTCTGACCATACTGACTCTCGTTCTGGCAGGACTTGGAGTTGGTGTAGCTCTGACTAACCCTGGTTCTCAAGCCTACGAAGACTTTGCTGTCCACCAGTTGACCTGGTATCTCAAGGAAAATGTCTGCAGCAAGGCTCCTGAAATATTAGGGAATTCCTTGCGCAAAGAATGTCTTTCCCTAGTTGATGTGAATAAATTTCAAATTAAGCAACTCATTGCCCGTAATACCCGGCGACAAAATTATATTTTCTTTAGCATTTATACAACTGAATTAACGATTACCCCTGTTCTGCCTTCTTACCGGTTCGAAACTTTTGCTGGAGCTATGCGCTTTTACTTATATAGCGCTGAGCAATATTGA
- a CDS encoding glucokinase: MTVLLAGDIGGTKTILRLIKADAIQPGKLFPELTTLHRQTYPSREFPDLVPLVKQFLAEAETRLGETLQPERACFGIAGPVVDQTSKLTNLSWFLTSDRLERELQISQVQLINDFMAVGYGILGLTPADLCTLQMGQPNPQAPIAVIGAGTGLGQGFLVPLPGGYRVFPTEGGHADFAPRSELEFQLMHYLLEKHNITRVSVERVVSGQGIVPIYEFLRDREVAPESPELMEVFRTWKREIGEEEKTVDPAAAISRVAMAGQDYLCQRTMEIFLEAYGAEAGNLALKLLPYGGLYVAGGIAAKILTLIQQGGFLASFLHKGRLTPLLQEIPVHVVLNPEVGLLGAALYAAQPVA, translated from the coding sequence ATGACTGTCCTCTTAGCAGGTGATATTGGCGGCACAAAAACTATTCTGCGGCTGATTAAGGCTGATGCCATACAGCCAGGGAAACTGTTTCCTGAACTGACCACGCTGCATAGACAGACTTACCCCAGTCGGGAATTTCCCGATCTAGTTCCCCTAGTCAAACAGTTTCTGGCTGAGGCTGAAACGCGCCTGGGTGAGACCTTACAGCCTGAACGAGCCTGCTTCGGTATCGCGGGTCCTGTGGTGGATCAGACCTCTAAGTTGACGAACCTGAGCTGGTTTTTGACCTCCGATCGATTGGAGCGGGAACTTCAGATTTCCCAGGTGCAGTTGATTAATGATTTTATGGCGGTAGGTTATGGGATTTTGGGGTTGACCCCAGCAGACCTCTGTACCTTGCAGATGGGGCAACCCAATCCCCAGGCTCCGATCGCAGTGATTGGTGCTGGGACAGGGCTAGGACAAGGCTTCCTGGTGCCGCTTCCGGGGGGCTATCGGGTTTTCCCGACTGAAGGGGGCCATGCTGATTTTGCGCCCCGATCCGAACTGGAATTTCAACTCATGCATTATCTGCTGGAGAAGCACAACATTACCCGTGTCTCAGTAGAACGGGTGGTGTCTGGGCAGGGCATTGTACCCATCTACGAATTTCTGCGCGATCGGGAGGTTGCACCCGAATCTCCTGAACTGATGGAAGTCTTCCGGACCTGGAAGCGCGAGATTGGGGAGGAGGAAAAAACGGTGGACCCGGCGGCTGCCATTTCACGGGTTGCGATGGCAGGGCAGGATTACCTTTGCCAGAGAACTATGGAGATCTTTCTGGAAGCTTATGGTGCAGAAGCGGGTAACCTGGCCCTCAAATTACTTCCCTATGGGGGCCTCTATGTTGCAGGTGGGATTGCCGCCAAGATCCTGACGCTGATTCAGCAAGGCGGATTCCTGGCCTCTTTTCTCCACAAAGGGCGACTCACTCCCCTGTTGCAGGAGATCCCTGTCCACGTCGTTTTAAATCCGGAGGTAGGATTGTTGGGGGCAGCCCTGTATGCAGCTCAACCGGTTGCATAG
- a CDS encoding PP2C family serine/threonine-protein phosphatase yields the protein MKSLFTGLTDPGLIRTVNQDAFYIDQDGRFFIVADGMGGHAGGQEASRLATQAIQKYLADHWDSPRNSQTLLEGALLEANRAILQDQRKHPERADMGTTAVVVIFRDENQPWCAHIGDSRLYRLRGPKLDQITEDHTWVARAMKLGDLTPDQARVHPWRHVLSQCLGREDLRQIDTQSFDLQPGDRLLLCSDGLTEELSDPLIASHLKSIRACEKAAMALVKAAKDKGGRDNITVVIVVFDPLIVN from the coding sequence ATGAAAAGCCTCTTCACCGGTTTGACCGATCCGGGTCTCATCCGAACCGTCAATCAGGATGCTTTCTATATAGACCAGGATGGCCGATTCTTCATCGTTGCCGACGGAATGGGGGGGCATGCTGGCGGTCAGGAAGCAAGTCGGCTGGCAACCCAGGCGATTCAAAAGTATCTAGCGGACCATTGGGATTCTCCACGTAATTCCCAGACCCTGCTGGAAGGGGCTCTTCTGGAAGCAAATCGAGCCATTCTACAAGATCAGCGCAAGCATCCCGAACGAGCGGATATGGGCACCACAGCCGTCGTGGTCATTTTCAGAGATGAAAATCAGCCCTGGTGTGCCCACATTGGTGACTCTCGCCTCTATCGTCTGCGTGGCCCCAAGCTAGATCAGATCACGGAAGATCATACCTGGGTCGCCCGGGCGATGAAACTGGGTGACCTGACCCCGGATCAAGCGAGGGTGCATCCATGGCGACATGTACTGTCCCAATGTTTGGGGCGGGAAGACCTGCGGCAAATCGATACGCAATCTTTTGATTTGCAACCGGGCGATCGCCTGCTCCTCTGCAGTGATGGCCTGACCGAAGAACTCTCTGATCCGTTGATTGCCTCCCACCTCAAATCCATCCGGGCTTGTGAAAAGGCCGCCATGGCTCTGGTCAAGGCTGCGAAAGATAAAGGTGGGCGGGACAATATTACTGTTGTGATTGTGGTATTCGATCCGTTGATCGTGAACTAG
- the ribH gene encoding 6,7-dimethyl-8-ribityllumazine synthase produces the protein MAVFEGSFTQTGDLRFAIVIGRFNDLITSKLLEGCQDCLKRHGVDVDLQGTQVDYVWVPGSFEVPLVARQMALMARYDAIICLGAVIRGQTPHFDYVAAEVAKGIASVGYQTGTPVIFGIITADTLQQALERAGIKSNKGWDYAMSAIEMAALMRQLRHQTTNIVPNPNFPDSSSTQTLPPSTLSASSQLPGYESSSEPRLQAP, from the coding sequence ATGGCAGTTTTTGAGGGAAGTTTTACCCAGACCGGAGATCTACGGTTTGCTATTGTCATTGGTCGGTTTAATGACCTGATCACCAGTAAGTTACTGGAAGGCTGTCAAGATTGCCTCAAACGCCATGGTGTGGACGTTGATCTGCAGGGAACTCAGGTTGATTATGTCTGGGTTCCTGGTAGTTTTGAGGTGCCTCTCGTGGCTCGGCAGATGGCTTTGATGGCTCGCTATGACGCGATTATTTGCCTGGGGGCAGTGATTCGCGGTCAGACTCCTCATTTTGATTACGTTGCGGCTGAAGTTGCTAAGGGCATTGCATCTGTAGGATACCAAACAGGGACTCCGGTAATTTTCGGTATTATTACAGCAGATACCCTGCAGCAAGCTCTGGAGCGGGCTGGCATTAAGAGTAACAAGGGTTGGGACTATGCCATGAGCGCGATCGAAATGGCAGCACTGATGCGCCAGCTCCGCCATCAAACCACTAACATCGTTCCAAATCCCAATTTTCCAGACTCCAGTTCGACGCAGACTTTACCCCCCTCTACCCTCAGTGCTTCTAGCCAGTTGCCTGGTTACGAATCTTCCTCCGAGCCGCGATTGCAAGCCCCATGA
- the psbZ gene encoding photosystem II reaction center protein PsbZ, with the protein MFDFIFKLALIALVLVSFVMVVGVPVAYASPQNWDQSKRLLFLGSGVWAALVILVGLLNYLVA; encoded by the coding sequence ATGTTTGACTTTATTTTCAAGCTTGCTTTGATTGCTTTAGTGCTTGTGTCTTTTGTTATGGTTGTAGGCGTGCCGGTGGCTTACGCATCACCCCAGAACTGGGATCAGTCGAAACGGCTGCTTTTCCTGGGTTCTGGTGTATGGGCAGCTCTGGTTATTCTGGTTGGTTTACTGAACTACCTGGTTGCCTGA
- a CDS encoding CBS domain-containing protein translates to MHLILCPIAANFDALGAAIGLRLLQPEARILLTGDVLPAVQTWLTQSWLAQDLMTPHQIKPEAIQTLTIVNTQRCDRLGQAAQWLNLPQIEVILYDHAPDPEGTLVATKSYLEPVGATTTLVAEQVQIQPVPIVAATATLMALGLHSETASLTSATTTPRDSMALAWLMNQGANPIEIGRYLTPQPILPTARELMSSPVRTVRPETTIAEAQRILLRYGHSGLSVVDSAGQLVGLISRRDIDIALHHHFGQAPVKAYMTTNLKTINPDTRLPEIEFLMVTYDIGRLPVLEQGQLVGIVTRTDVLRQLYWMQVQGDGREAGGGASDLHCPLPIARLNQALIPELWAILDLAAREAERQGWHLYLVGGGVRDTLMSGPGEPLALTDIDLVVDSFHQPVGQGAGVVLAQTLLQFHPDARLQIHGQFQTAALLWHHHPVLDSLWVDIATARTEFYPYPAANPEVEASSIQQDLYRRDFTINAMALRLTEPGAGQLLDFFGGWLDLQMGQIRVLHANSFIEDPTRMYRAVRFAVKLEFEIEPQTERYIRYAIATGVYDRIQGEQSRAPALQTRLKSELKYILQAPYWQPALRLLDHLEALRCLHPTLQLDKVLWRQLRLAGHLLWRFDPQQKRWIHWQMLLEVLLAHLPPETRGPVATNLQLPTDSITRLTHLAQIEAELAEQFLSLGRGAATTFPRPSQMVQIFRPYDESTLCLVAIRSTRPLRRQIGLFLSRWSQTRSPLDGHALKRLGYKPGQRFKTILEDLTIAFLDGVIQDQPTAEAYLVEHYPLPPE, encoded by the coding sequence ATGCACCTGATTCTCTGCCCGATCGCTGCTAACTTCGATGCTCTGGGAGCCGCGATCGGATTGCGGTTACTGCAACCGGAGGCTCGGATTCTACTGACTGGTGACGTACTGCCTGCGGTTCAGACCTGGTTGACCCAATCCTGGCTGGCCCAGGATCTGATGACCCCTCACCAGATCAAACCGGAGGCCATCCAGACCCTGACGATCGTCAATACCCAACGCTGCGATCGACTGGGACAGGCGGCACAATGGCTGAATCTCCCCCAGATTGAGGTCATTCTCTACGACCATGCCCCGGACCCAGAGGGAACCCTGGTTGCGACCAAATCTTACCTGGAGCCGGTAGGAGCCACTACCACCCTGGTGGCGGAACAGGTGCAAATCCAGCCAGTTCCGATCGTGGCTGCCACAGCAACCCTCATGGCTCTGGGCCTTCATAGTGAAACGGCATCCCTGACATCTGCTACAACCACCCCCAGAGATAGCATGGCCCTGGCCTGGTTGATGAATCAGGGGGCCAATCCGATCGAAATTGGGCGCTACCTGACCCCCCAGCCCATCCTGCCCACAGCCCGGGAGCTGATGTCTTCCCCGGTGCGGACGGTGCGCCCAGAGACCACGATCGCTGAAGCCCAGCGGATTCTGTTGCGGTATGGCCATTCGGGCCTCTCGGTCGTAGATTCAGCAGGCCAGCTCGTTGGGCTGATCTCCCGGCGGGACATTGACATTGCCCTGCATCATCACTTCGGTCAGGCTCCAGTCAAAGCTTACATGACCACCAACCTGAAAACGATTAACCCTGACACCCGATTGCCAGAGATTGAATTCCTGATGGTGACCTACGATATTGGTCGGCTCCCAGTGCTGGAGCAGGGGCAACTGGTGGGCATTGTCACCCGAACGGATGTCCTGCGGCAACTCTACTGGATGCAGGTTCAGGGCGATGGGCGCGAGGCTGGGGGGGGTGCCTCCGATCTTCACTGTCCCTTGCCGATCGCCCGACTGAACCAGGCCCTGATTCCTGAACTCTGGGCTATTCTGGATCTGGCGGCTCGCGAGGCAGAGCGTCAGGGCTGGCATCTCTATCTGGTAGGGGGTGGGGTTCGAGACACGCTGATGTCAGGACCAGGAGAACCTTTGGCCCTGACCGATATTGATCTGGTGGTGGATAGCTTCCATCAACCAGTGGGGCAGGGCGCAGGGGTGGTGCTGGCCCAAACCTTGCTGCAGTTCCATCCGGACGCTCGCCTCCAGATCCATGGTCAGTTTCAAACTGCTGCCCTGCTCTGGCATCACCATCCAGTCCTCGATTCTCTCTGGGTGGATATCGCCACGGCCCGGACAGAGTTCTACCCCTACCCGGCAGCGAACCCGGAAGTGGAAGCCAGTTCCATTCAGCAAGATCTGTACCGGCGAGACTTTACCATCAACGCCATGGCCCTCCGGTTGACCGAGCCAGGAGCCGGACAGTTACTGGATTTCTTCGGCGGTTGGCTGGATCTGCAGATGGGGCAGATTCGGGTGCTCCATGCCAATAGCTTTATCGAGGATCCGACCCGGATGTATCGAGCCGTGCGGTTCGCCGTCAAACTGGAATTTGAGATTGAACCCCAAACAGAGCGGTATATCCGCTATGCGATCGCCACCGGGGTTTACGATCGCATCCAGGGAGAACAGAGTCGGGCTCCGGCGTTACAGACCCGACTAAAATCTGAGCTGAAGTACATCCTGCAAGCTCCTTACTGGCAACCTGCCCTGCGCCTTCTGGATCATCTGGAGGCCCTCCGCTGTCTGCATCCCACCCTGCAGTTGGATAAGGTCCTGTGGCGGCAGCTCCGGTTGGCGGGTCACCTGCTCTGGCGATTTGACCCCCAGCAGAAACGATGGATCCACTGGCAGATGCTCCTGGAAGTGCTACTGGCCCATCTACCCCCAGAGACCCGGGGGCCAGTGGCTACCAATCTCCAACTCCCAACGGATAGTATTACCCGCCTCACCCACCTGGCCCAGATTGAGGCAGAACTGGCAGAACAATTCCTGAGTTTGGGTCGAGGCGCTGCCACAACATTTCCGCGTCCCAGTCAGATGGTTCAGATCTTCCGCCCCTATGATGAATCCACCCTCTGCCTGGTGGCCATCCGCAGTACCCGTCCCCTGCGACGGCAAATTGGGCTGTTTTTAAGCCGCTGGTCCCAGACCCGATCGCCCCTGGATGGCCATGCTCTGAAGCGATTGGGTTACAAGCCTGGTCAACGCTTTAAAACAATTCTGGAAGATCTGACCATCGCTTTCCTAGATGGGGTGATCCAGGATCAACCCACCGCTGAAGCTTACCTGGTCGAGCATTATCCCCTACCCCCAGAGTGA
- a CDS encoding DUF6825 family protein, which produces MSNPLVHAFFLGRAVAEVLSEQLEYALTNALSDLGKFDAEQRERIRQFTEEVLERARREEEAAMQSRPTTGQGATGFTTAAGFQSGDLQATIDDLRAEIARLRSELQRYRNRTP; this is translated from the coding sequence ATGAGTAATCCTCTGGTTCATGCTTTTTTCCTCGGTAGGGCCGTCGCTGAAGTGCTCAGTGAGCAACTGGAGTATGCTCTGACTAATGCTCTAAGTGATTTGGGTAAATTTGATGCGGAACAGCGTGAGCGGATCCGACAGTTCACAGAAGAGGTTCTGGAGCGAGCCAGACGGGAAGAAGAAGCGGCGATGCAATCCCGCCCAACCACCGGTCAAGGTGCTACTGGCTTCACAACTGCAGCCGGGTTTCAATCTGGAGATCTGCAGGCCACGATCGATGATCTGCGGGCTGAGATCGCCCGCTTACGCTCCGAACTCCAGCGCTACCGTAATCGGACGCCTTAA